The Paraburkholderia dioscoreae DNA window CGTACAAAAGCAGCCCAATGGCGAACAACAACCATCGCCGTAACTGTTACATGAGCGATGGCGTTTAGCCAGATCTCCGGTATTAGTTACAGAAGGTTTTTGGCAGACGAATTATAAACGTTTCATCCGCGTAACGTGCCGTGTTTTCAGGCGATAAGTGATAACTACGAGAAAGCCGGAAGCGAGGCGGCCGGAGATTTTCCAAACAGGCGTGAATGGAAAAACTCCGCCTCGTGCTGAGGCGGAAAACGCACATCTTTGATTCGTCAGTCGATTACTGACGCTTTTTTTGGTCCGCGTTCCGTGCGTGCAATTTATATTAGTAATACGAATTCGTTAACCGACGTTCTATTGCGTCGAGGTAGCGAGCAAAACGGGATCGTTGCGATAAATATCCGGGAACATGCGCTTCAGGTCGGCCACCTTCGGCAGATCGTTAACAGCGATATACGGGTAGTCCGGATGCAGTGCGAGGAAGTTCTGGTGATAGCTTTCGGCCGGATAGAAGCCCTTGAAGTTCTCCACATGCGTCACGACCGGCGCTGAAAACACATGTGCGTTATCGAGTTGTGCGATATACGATTGCGCGATGCCGCGCTGCGTCGCATTCACGGGAAAAATCGCCGAGCGATATTGCGTGCCGTGGTCGGGGCCCTGATAGTTCAGTTCGGTAGGATTGTGCGCGACCGAGAAGAATATCTGCAGCAAACGCCCATACGTGATCTGCGTCGGATCGTAAGTAATCTGCACCGACTCCGCGTGTCCCGTGTCCCCTTCACTGACGGTCTCGTATTGCGCCGTGGAAGCCGCGCCGCCGCTATAACCCGAGGCGACCTGCTTCACGCCGCGCACGTGTTCGAACACGCCTTGCACGCCCCAGAAGCAGCCCCCCGCGAATACCGCCGTTTCGCTGTGCGTCGCGGCGGCCTTCTCGTCCTGCACGGGAGCCGGAATCTTTGTGGCGGCCTCAGCCGAATGCGCGACGTGCTGCGCGGCCACGACGCCCAAAGCAACGACGACGAGGCCTGTGAGCCGAGTGACGGAAAAACGCTTCCGCAGCGACGCTGGGCCAGTGGGTATCGTGCGCATGATGGTCAGTCCTTGAGATCAGGTTAGTGTCGAATGAGGCCGCTTGTGCCGGCTTATCCGAACGTGAAGGCAAACGCCTGCACCCCCGGGTTGAGAAATTCGATCGAGAAGGTATGGTCCGCAACCTCGCCGCTTTGCCGCACCAGTTGATACAGACGCTGCCCGGTCACAGTGCCGCTACCATCGGGCGCGATGTCTGTGCCGTGCGAGGCGCCGGGAGCGGCACCGTCGAGGCTCACGCGAAACTGCACTGGCTTGCCGTCCTTACCCGGACCGAGCACCAGATGCAGGTCGCGCGCATGAAAGCGATACACAATCCGTCCCGACGCGGCGGCGAGCGTGGCGTGCTCCGCGCCCACATTCCATGAACCGGCAAGACCCCATTCGTTGACGCCGGGCAGCGACGGTGCCGCATAGGTATGCGTCTTGCCCTCGACTTCCCCGCCCGGCGACGCGAAGTTCTCCGCCCGCTGATAACCGACATAGGTTTCCGGCGATTGCATGTCGGCGTTGTCCGCGGCGGCCTGTACGCCTTGTGCGCCAGCGCTCGCAATACCGATTGCAACCTTCGACGCATTCGCGTGACCCGCTTCGGTCAGCAATTGCTGGATCACCCTTTCGGATTCCGCATAGTCGCCTTCGCCGAAATGGTGATAGCGGATCTGACCTTTGGCGTCGATGAAATAGTGTGCGGGCCAGTACTGGTTATTCAGCGCGCGCCAGATCGCGTAGTTGTTGTCGATCGCCACGGGGTAGTCGACGCCGAGGTCATGCGTGGCCTTCTTCACGTTGTCGATATTACGCTCGAAGGCGAATTCCGGCGCGTGCACGCCAATCACGACGAGCCCCTGATCCTTGTATTTCTGCGCCCACGCTTTGACATACGGCAGCGAACGTAGACAGTTGATGCAGGAGTAAGTCCAGAAATCGATCAGCACGACTTTGCCGCGCAGATCCTGCAATGTGAGCGGTGGCGAATTGAGCCATTGGACCGCGCCGTCCAACGGGGGCAGCACGCCTTCGACCGGCAGCGGCGCCGCATCGGCGACGGTGCGCATCATCGCGCCGCCGGACATCGTGGCAGCGGCGGGTTCGGTGTCAGCGGTCGATTGCGTCGCCGGGTCGGCGCTTTTCATCGCGCCGCTGCCGGATACGTCCGACGGGTTTCCCGCAACAGACGACTTGCTCGCCGCCGCTGTCGGCGAAAGCTTGTCGACGAGTCTCTGTTCGAGACCGCCGGTCGCGACCGTCGAGACACGGGCGAGCACGCCGGTGTCGAAACCGAGCGCGATCGCGGCCACGCCACCCAGCATCGCAACGCCGATCCCGCGGCGAATCCACTCGCCCGCGCCC harbors:
- a CDS encoding cytochrome c biogenesis protein DipZ; the encoded protein is MLLIVLAYLGGALTILSPCILPVLPFVFARADQPFVRSGLPLLAGMALTFAVVATLAAVGGGWVTQANQYGRWLAIALLAIFGLTLLFPRFADHLMRPLVSAGNRLSDFAQADGQQVRAGSSFLLGIATGLLWAPCAGPILGLVLTGAALRGASVGTTLLLAAYAAGAATSLAVALLIGGKVFTAMKRSLGAGEWIRRGIGVAMLGGVAAIALGFDTGVLARVSTVATGGLEQRLVDKLSPTAAASKSSVAGNPSDVSGSGAMKSADPATQSTADTEPAAATMSGGAMMRTVADAAPLPVEGVLPPLDGAVQWLNSPPLTLQDLRGKVVLIDFWTYSCINCLRSLPYVKAWAQKYKDQGLVVIGVHAPEFAFERNIDNVKKATHDLGVDYPVAIDNNYAIWRALNNQYWPAHYFIDAKGQIRYHHFGEGDYAESERVIQQLLTEAGHANASKVAIGIASAGAQGVQAAADNADMQSPETYVGYQRAENFASPGGEVEGKTHTYAAPSLPGVNEWGLAGSWNVGAEHATLAAASGRIVYRFHARDLHLVLGPGKDGKPVQFRVSLDGAAPGASHGTDIAPDGSGTVTGQRLYQLVRQSGEVADHTFSIEFLNPGVQAFAFTFG
- the msrA gene encoding peptide-methionine (S)-S-oxide reductase MsrA, translating into MRTIPTGPASLRKRFSVTRLTGLVVVALGVVAAQHVAHSAEAATKIPAPVQDEKAAATHSETAVFAGGCFWGVQGVFEHVRGVKQVASGYSGGAASTAQYETVSEGDTGHAESVQITYDPTQITYGRLLQIFFSVAHNPTELNYQGPDHGTQYRSAIFPVNATQRGIAQSYIAQLDNAHVFSAPVVTHVENFKGFYPAESYHQNFLALHPDYPYIAVNDLPKVADLKRMFPDIYRNDPVLLATSTQ